AGTGGCGGGAGGACGTCAAGAACCAAATCTAAAGCGTAAAATTCTTCGCGGCAGACTTTGCTCGCTGTCACTCTGAGCAAGGTCTGACTCCACAGGCTTGCGGCTCATAAGTGCGACCAAAGTATCTATAATCGTAGGCGAGAGTCGATCGAGGGCCAATAATGCACGATTATGAAGCCCGGGAATCGCAACTCTATTGTTCCATCGAATACATGAATAGATCGCTTGAGCAATGGTGTCTGGGCTGCTGGCTGGTAACCAAGGCGCCTGGAACTCCTCGCTCATACTGGTTTTGGTGAGTCCGGGAATCACGAGCCGAAGGTGCTTGCTAAGGTTTCTTTCTTCGATTTTGATGCTTCTTAAGGCATGAAGGAAGGCGGCTTTTGATGCGGCGTAGTTTGAGTTTCCTGGAAAAGGAATCTTTGCAGATACAGATGAAACTACGGTGATCGAGAAGCCAGAATTCTTTTGGAGTATAGGAAGCAGACCTTTTATCAATTGGATGGGGCCATGAT
This portion of the Pseudobacteriovorax antillogorgiicola genome encodes:
- a CDS encoding SDR family NAD(P)-dependent oxidoreductase is translated as MNHNQSETILITGASRGIGKATAELLAEQGYKIIAAARSELQLNALCQSLRSAGFDASYRLLDMSQTDSIEGCIASLENEKIKIDHLVLNAGYSSGEPALELDEAKRRHEFDVNYHGPIQLIKGLLPILQKNSGFSITVVSSVSAKIPFPGNSNYAASKAAFLHALRSIKIEERNLSKHLRLVIPGLTKTSMSEEFQAPWLPASSPDTIAQAIYSCIRWNNRVAIPGLHNRALLALDRLSPTIIDTLVALMSRKPVESDLAQSDSEQSLPRRILRFRFGS